Sequence from the Christiangramia fulva genome:
ATGAAGCTTTCAGAATATATAAGAAAACTTCTTGAAGAAGGCCGTTCGGTATGGATGGCGCAGAGAGAAGGAAGAACCAAAGACGGAAATGATTTTACGCAACAGGGAGTGCTGAAAATGCTGGCTATGGCGAAAGGTGATGATGAAATAACTGATTATTTCGCAAAACTGAAGATTGTTCCGGTTTCTATTTCGTATGAATTTGATCCCACCGATATGCTTAAAATGCCCGAGGTTCTGGCTAAGCGAATGAAAGAAGAGTATAAAAAATCTGCTAACGAAGATTTTAACAGTATCATGCAGGGCGCTTTGGGTCAGAAAGGACGAATTCAATTAAGCGCTGGAAAGGTTTTGACAAAAGAAGATTTTGCACCGATCGCAGAAAAAGATCTTTCGGTGAATGATCAGTTAAAAGAAATCGCTGCACGAATAGACCAAAGCATCTACAGGAACTTCAAATTATGGCCGGCCAATTATATTGCCTATGACCTGCTGAAGAATGAAAAGAAATTTTCTGATAAATATTCCGATAAGGAGAAAAGGCAATTTGAAAGACGAATCAGTAGAAGAGTAGATGTCAAAAATCCGCTGGCGCTGAACAGCTACTTATTGATGTATGCCAACCCGGTGATCAATAAAATGTCTTTAAATGAAGAATAATTCCAGGATACTTCTCATATATACCGGGGGGACGATCGGGATGATCAAAGATTATGAAACCGGTGCTTTAAAAGCTTTTAATTTTAATGAGCTGCTTCAAAATATTCCCGAGCTTCAGATCCTGGAGCATGAAATTGAGACCATCAGTTTTGAAGAGCCCATAGATTCTTCGAATATGAATCCGGTTTACTGGATCCAGATTGCTGAAATTATCGAAGAAAATTATGATAATTATGATGGTTTCGTGGTGCTTCATGGTAGTGATACGATGTCTTATTCGGCATCTGCACTGAGCTTTATTTTTGAAAATCTTTCAAAACCTATCATTTTTACGGGTTCGCAGCTTCCTATTGGAGACTTGAGAACCGATGCCAAGGAAAATCTCATTACCAGCATCCAAATTGCCGGTCTTCAGAAAAATGGCCGGCCGGTGATTACTGAAGTGGGTCTTTATTTTGAATATAAATTATACCGGGCCAATAGAACTACCAAGATCAATGCGGAACATTTTCAGGCTTTTGCATCTATGAATTATGCGCCTTTAGCCGAATCGGGTGTTTATCTTTCGGTCAATCATAAAGCTTTATGGAAGCCGAACCGGAAACAGAAATTAAAAATCCACAAGCATCTAAATGACGAGGTGTTGATATTAAAAATGTTTCCGGGCATAAGTGAAAGCTCGGTTTCTCATATACTTTCCAAGAAGGATCTGAAAGGAGTTGTACTTGAGACCTATGGCAGTGGTAATGCTCCTAATGACAAATGGTTCATAGAATTGCTAAGAGAATATGTAAAAAAAGGAGTGCGAATAGTGAATGTCACCCAATGTATTGCGGGTAGCGTGATGATGGGGCAGTATGAAACAAGTGTGGGCCTTAAAAAAGTAGGAATTGTTTCAGGAAAAGATATCACTACCGAAGCAGCGGTGGCAAAATTGATGTATTTGTTAGGCAAGGAATTGTCTCCAAATGTGTTCAAAACTATCTTCGAAACTTCCCTTCGTGGCGAAATGTCTTAAAATTAATGCTTCAGAACTTGACGGAAAACGTTTTTTTTCGTTATTTGCCGCCCCGAAACAATACAGAGAGGTGGCCGAGCGGTCGAAGGCGCACGCCTGGAAAGTGTGTATCCGCCTAACGGCGGATCGAGGGTTCGAATCCCTTCCTCTCTGCTAAATGTTTTTATAAAAATTATTTATATCTTTAACCCTTTAACTAATTAAATTAAGACAAACAGTAATGAAAAGATTATTTTCTATTTTGGTAATCGCCGCGATTACGGTTCTTGGGGCCTACAATCTTCAGGCGGCTAACAGTTCGAATACTATGCCAGGAACTATCGCAACCTTTGTGCAGCAAGATGAAGATACAGCTGCTG
This genomic interval carries:
- a CDS encoding 1-acyl-sn-glycerol-3-phosphate acyltransferase codes for the protein MQNFDDIRFYHDEEVKPALKEYVKNPMVKALFQFTFPEKDFSEIEEKVLLCESIRDFQTQIIYYSVEKVLEKTSEGLNASGFEKLDPSESYFFISNHRDIILDTSLINYTLYNHGLVMTASAIGDNLVQKPFLMALSKLNRNFLVLRNQTPRQMLHSSMKLSEYIRKLLEEGRSVWMAQREGRTKDGNDFTQQGVLKMLAMAKGDDEITDYFAKLKIVPVSISYEFDPTDMLKMPEVLAKRMKEEYKKSANEDFNSIMQGALGQKGRIQLSAGKVLTKEDFAPIAEKDLSVNDQLKEIAARIDQSIYRNFKLWPANYIAYDLLKNEKKFSDKYSDKEKRQFERRISRRVDVKNPLALNSYLLMYANPVINKMSLNEE
- a CDS encoding asparaginase, producing the protein MKNNSRILLIYTGGTIGMIKDYETGALKAFNFNELLQNIPELQILEHEIETISFEEPIDSSNMNPVYWIQIAEIIEENYDNYDGFVVLHGSDTMSYSASALSFIFENLSKPIIFTGSQLPIGDLRTDAKENLITSIQIAGLQKNGRPVITEVGLYFEYKLYRANRTTKINAEHFQAFASMNYAPLAESGVYLSVNHKALWKPNRKQKLKIHKHLNDEVLILKMFPGISESSVSHILSKKDLKGVVLETYGSGNAPNDKWFIELLREYVKKGVRIVNVTQCIAGSVMMGQYETSVGLKKVGIVSGKDITTEAAVAKLMYLLGKELSPNVFKTIFETSLRGEMS